In Amycolatopsis solani, a single window of DNA contains:
- a CDS encoding NmrA family NAD(P)-binding protein, with translation MIVITGGTGKLGSQIVGHLLDRVPAGEIGVSVREPARAAGLAERGVRVRRGDFADPASLAGAFEGAAQVLVVSADSTGETALAYHAAAIDAAREAGVKRVLYTSHQAAAADSLFAPMPDHAATERHLAAAGLPFTALRNGFYAATVPLLLGEALRTGELVAPADGPVSWTAHADLAEAAAVILAAEGRFDGPTPPLTAPVALDLEDVAGLLTELTGRPVRRVVAEDGEWVAGLTGHGVPEARATLLLGMFHAARRGEFAVTGPALEELLGRPATPLRAVLAAAIEER, from the coding sequence ATGATCGTCATCACCGGGGGTACCGGCAAGCTCGGCTCGCAGATCGTCGGCCACCTCCTCGACCGGGTTCCGGCCGGCGAAATCGGCGTGAGCGTCCGCGAGCCCGCGCGGGCTGCCGGGCTTGCCGAGCGGGGTGTCCGCGTGCGCCGCGGCGACTTCGCGGATCCGGCGTCGCTGGCCGGGGCGTTCGAGGGTGCGGCGCAGGTGCTGGTCGTCTCGGCGGACTCGACCGGGGAAACCGCTCTCGCGTACCACGCCGCGGCGATCGACGCCGCGCGCGAGGCGGGGGTGAAGCGCGTGCTCTACACGAGTCACCAGGCGGCCGCCGCGGATTCGCTTTTCGCGCCGATGCCCGACCACGCGGCGACCGAGCGTCATCTCGCGGCGGCGGGCCTGCCGTTCACCGCGCTGCGCAACGGTTTCTACGCCGCCACCGTCCCGCTGCTGCTGGGGGAGGCGCTGCGGACCGGTGAACTCGTCGCGCCCGCCGACGGGCCGGTGTCGTGGACCGCCCACGCCGACCTCGCCGAGGCGGCGGCGGTCATCCTGGCCGCCGAGGGCCGGTTCGACGGGCCGACGCCGCCGCTGACCGCGCCCGTCGCCCTCGACCTCGAAGACGTCGCAGGCCTGCTCACGGAGCTCACCGGCCGTCCGGTCCGGCGGGTCGTGGCGGAGGACGGCGAGTGGGTGGCCGGCTTGACCGGGCACGGCGTTCCCGAGGCCCGGGCGACCCTGCTGCTCGGCATGTTCCACGCGGCCCGCCGTGGCGAATTCGCCGTCACCGGACCGGCTCTGGAGGAGCTCCTGGGCCGCCCGGCGACGCCGCTGCGGGCGGTGCTGGCGGCGGCGATCGAGGAGCGGTGA
- a CDS encoding TetR/AcrR family transcriptional regulator translates to MSRTETREKIVETAARLLQEHGAAAVTVRAVAQAAGLQAPALYRFFEDKDALLDAVAEYVFTTYVAAKSDTAGTGDPVADLRAGWDAHIGFGLANAALFGLLVVPGRVSPAAEAGLAVLRGRIHRVAETGRLRVPEPLAVELVHAAGTGTVLTLLAAPPASRDLGLADAMWEAVTHRILTGDPAPDAGPAPLTDAERALLAEWLARPRR, encoded by the coding sequence ATGAGCCGCACGGAAACCCGCGAGAAGATCGTCGAGACGGCCGCGCGGCTGCTCCAGGAGCACGGGGCCGCCGCCGTGACGGTCCGCGCCGTCGCCCAGGCGGCCGGCCTGCAGGCGCCCGCGCTCTACCGGTTCTTCGAGGACAAGGACGCCCTGCTCGACGCCGTCGCCGAGTACGTCTTCACCACCTACGTCGCCGCGAAGTCGGACACCGCGGGCACCGGCGACCCGGTGGCCGACCTGCGGGCGGGCTGGGACGCCCACATCGGCTTCGGGCTCGCGAACGCGGCCCTCTTCGGCCTGCTCGTCGTCCCCGGCCGCGTCTCCCCCGCGGCGGAGGCGGGCCTGGCGGTCCTGCGCGGCCGGATCCACCGCGTCGCGGAGACCGGACGGCTCCGCGTCCCCGAGCCGCTCGCCGTCGAACTGGTCCACGCGGCCGGCACCGGCACGGTGCTCACCCTGCTGGCCGCGCCCCCGGCGAGCCGCGACCTCGGCCTCGCCGACGCGATGTGGGAGGCGGTCACCCACCGGATCCTGACCGGCGACCCCGCACCGGACGCCGGTCCCGCGCCGCTCACCGACGCCGAACGCGCGCTGCTGGCCGAATGGCTGGCCCGTCCCCGCCGGTGA
- a CDS encoding PQQ-dependent sugar dehydrogenase, with translation MGSRRSRRAWALGVVVPLALGLAVATAPPAAAVPAGFTDTVAIGGLSSPTAAAFAPDGRVFIAEKSGLLKVFDSLADPTATVFADLRTPTQDFWDRGLLGLAVDPAFPARPYVYVSYTLDAEPGGTAPRWGDTCPTPPGATDRGCVVTGRVSQLTMGPDGTAVSEKPLVTGWCQQFPSHSISSLAFGPDGALYAGGGDGASFNFADYGQVGNPCADPPSPAGTNLSPPAAEGGALRSQSPRRAAGQPVLLNGTILRIDPDTGAGLPGNPFAGSADANARRIIAYGARNQFRFGFRPGTSELWAGDVGWNTWEEINRVASVGDGVAENFGWPCFEGNARQAGYDGANLDRCESLYSAGGQTAPYYNYNHNAKVVATDPCPTGGSSISGIAFESGSTYPAEYAGALFFADSSRGCIWAMQTSGGQPSPSRLVPFVTGVNVPVQVLTGPGGDLFYVALGAGELHRVGYPGGTNRPPVAAATATPSSGPAPLTVQFDGTGSTDPDAGDTLSYAWDLDADGAYDDSTAPRPTWTYAAAAAVDAGLRLTDSRGASATTTVRVTVGNPAGLDPVPVIDAPDPAFTWSVGQSVPFAGRAIDAQDGQLPPSALSWRLAIRHCAANGTCHTHNVQDFPGVASGSFVAPDHEYPSYLQLTLTATDSTGRTGSKTIDLQPKTVTLNFTSSPSQAMLTVGGTQQRTPFSRTVIAGSVNSISANSPQNLPPANLKYAFTSWAHGGARTQNVVAPPTPATYRANFRLCWLLQPC, from the coding sequence ATGGGTTCTCGAAGATCAAGACGCGCCTGGGCGCTCGGCGTCGTCGTCCCGCTCGCCCTCGGCTTGGCCGTGGCCACCGCGCCACCGGCCGCCGCCGTCCCCGCCGGGTTCACCGACACCGTCGCCATCGGCGGGCTGAGCTCGCCGACCGCCGCGGCGTTCGCCCCCGACGGGCGCGTGTTCATCGCCGAGAAGAGCGGCCTGCTCAAGGTGTTCGACTCGCTCGCCGACCCGACGGCCACCGTGTTCGCCGACCTCCGCACCCCGACCCAGGACTTCTGGGACCGGGGCCTGCTGGGGCTCGCGGTCGACCCCGCGTTCCCCGCCCGGCCCTACGTCTACGTCTCCTACACGCTCGACGCCGAGCCGGGCGGCACCGCACCGCGCTGGGGCGACACCTGCCCCACCCCGCCGGGCGCGACCGACCGGGGCTGCGTCGTCACCGGCCGCGTCTCGCAGCTGACCATGGGCCCGGACGGCACGGCGGTCAGCGAGAAACCGCTGGTCACCGGCTGGTGCCAGCAGTTCCCGAGCCATTCGATCAGCTCGCTGGCCTTCGGCCCGGACGGCGCCCTGTACGCGGGCGGCGGCGACGGCGCCAGCTTCAACTTCGCCGACTACGGCCAGGTCGGGAACCCCTGCGCCGATCCGCCGTCGCCGGCCGGCACGAACCTCTCCCCGCCCGCCGCGGAGGGCGGCGCGCTGCGGTCGCAGTCCCCGCGCCGGGCGGCCGGGCAGCCGGTACTGCTCAACGGCACGATCCTGCGCATCGACCCCGACACCGGCGCCGGGCTCCCCGGCAACCCGTTCGCGGGCAGCGCCGACGCCAACGCCCGCCGGATCATCGCTTACGGCGCCCGCAACCAGTTCCGGTTCGGGTTCCGGCCCGGCACGAGCGAGTTGTGGGCCGGCGACGTCGGCTGGAACACCTGGGAAGAGATCAACCGCGTCGCGAGCGTCGGCGACGGCGTGGCCGAGAACTTCGGCTGGCCCTGCTTCGAGGGCAACGCCCGGCAGGCCGGTTACGACGGCGCGAACCTCGACCGCTGCGAATCGCTCTACTCCGCGGGCGGCCAGACCGCGCCGTACTACAACTACAACCACAACGCCAAGGTCGTGGCGACCGACCCGTGCCCGACCGGCGGCTCCTCGATCAGCGGCATCGCCTTCGAGTCCGGCAGCACCTATCCGGCCGAGTACGCCGGCGCGCTGTTCTTCGCCGATTCCTCCCGCGGCTGCATCTGGGCGATGCAGACGTCCGGCGGCCAGCCGAGCCCGAGCCGGCTGGTGCCGTTCGTGACCGGCGTCAACGTGCCCGTGCAGGTGCTCACCGGCCCGGGTGGCGACCTCTTCTACGTCGCGCTCGGCGCCGGCGAACTCCACCGGGTCGGCTACCCCGGCGGCACCAACCGGCCACCGGTCGCCGCGGCCACGGCGACGCCCTCCAGCGGGCCCGCGCCGCTCACCGTCCAGTTCGACGGCACCGGGTCCACCGATCCCGACGCCGGCGACACCCTGTCCTACGCGTGGGACCTCGACGCCGACGGCGCGTACGACGACTCCACGGCGCCCCGGCCCACCTGGACCTACGCCGCCGCGGCGGCGGTCGACGCGGGGCTGCGGCTGACCGACTCACGCGGCGCGTCGGCGACCACGACGGTCCGGGTGACCGTCGGGAACCCGGCCGGGCTCGACCCGGTGCCGGTCATCGACGCACCCGACCCCGCGTTCACCTGGTCGGTCGGCCAGAGCGTGCCGTTCGCCGGCCGCGCGATCGACGCGCAGGACGGCCAGCTGCCGCCGTCGGCACTGTCCTGGCGGCTCGCGATCCGGCACTGCGCGGCCAACGGCACCTGCCACACCCACAACGTCCAGGACTTCCCGGGCGTGGCTTCGGGCTCGTTCGTCGCGCCCGACCACGAGTACCCGTCGTACCTGCAGCTGACGCTGACCGCGACGGACTCGACCGGCCGCACCGGGTCCAAGACGATCGACCTGCAGCCCAAGACGGTGACGCTGAACTTCACGTCGAGCCCCAGCCAGGCGATGCTCACCGTCGGCGGGACGCAGCAGCGGACCCCGTTCTCCCGCACGGTGATCGCCGGGTCGGTCAACTCGATCAGCGCGAACAGCCCGCAGAACCTGCCGCCGGCCAACCTCAAGTACGCCTTCACCAGCTGGGCGCACGGCGGGGCCCGGACGCAGAACGTCGTCGCGCCGCCGACGCCGGCGACGTACCGGGCGAACTTCCGGCTCTGCTGGCTGCTCCAGCCCTGCTGA
- a CDS encoding sigma-70 family RNA polymerase sigma factor encodes MTEVAPATAGTVDGPSDAALIEAVRGGDIAAYGRLYDRHLGAARRVAAAIAAGEAERDDLIAEGFTRVLRILRSGDGPDEDFRPYLLTTIRNTMISWRRRDSAVSLVAEVPDVLPGGGSDEPVASRLHASVAADAFASLPERWRTVLWRTEIDGESPARIAADIGMTPNGVAALAYRAREGLRQAYLDQHVPAARRRNCKAVSGQLARYVRDGIGDHKAHRITAHLDRCPDCRELAGGLRLLNEELPGAIAPLILGVPVVSQWLSATGSIASSGAGTSALSWATAAKVAAAGAALVTTVTIGASTSDLAPPAAPGAEGSTVQPVPGRSAAGVPAGGDSRSTPEAQLTSAPPTPATSGEAAAGEDPVETTGTGGTATNDKQAAKESKQAEKEAKQESKQAAKESKQAAKESKKAEKTKVPEG; translated from the coding sequence GTGACCGAGGTGGCGCCGGCGACGGCCGGGACGGTGGACGGCCCGAGCGACGCGGCATTGATCGAGGCCGTGCGCGGCGGGGACATCGCCGCGTACGGCCGGTTGTACGACCGGCACCTCGGTGCCGCGCGCCGGGTGGCGGCCGCGATCGCGGCCGGCGAGGCCGAGCGCGACGACCTGATCGCGGAAGGATTCACCCGCGTACTGCGGATTCTGCGCTCCGGGGACGGTCCGGACGAGGATTTCCGGCCGTACCTGCTGACCACCATCCGGAACACGATGATCAGCTGGCGGCGGCGTGACTCGGCGGTTTCGCTCGTCGCGGAGGTGCCGGACGTCCTGCCGGGCGGGGGCAGCGACGAGCCGGTGGCCAGCCGGCTGCACGCGAGCGTCGCCGCGGATGCGTTCGCGAGCCTGCCCGAACGGTGGCGAACTGTCCTGTGGCGGACCGAAATCGACGGCGAATCGCCCGCGCGGATCGCCGCCGACATCGGGATGACGCCGAACGGCGTCGCCGCGCTGGCCTACCGCGCCCGCGAGGGTCTGCGCCAGGCCTACCTGGACCAGCACGTGCCGGCCGCGCGGCGGCGGAACTGCAAGGCCGTCTCCGGGCAGCTGGCCCGGTACGTGCGCGACGGGATCGGGGACCACAAGGCCCACCGGATCACCGCCCACCTCGACCGCTGCCCGGACTGCCGGGAACTCGCCGGCGGCCTCCGGCTGCTCAACGAGGAGCTGCCCGGGGCGATCGCCCCGCTCATCCTGGGCGTCCCGGTCGTGTCGCAGTGGTTGTCCGCCACCGGATCGATCGCCTCGTCGGGGGCGGGCACGTCCGCGTTGTCGTGGGCCACCGCGGCGAAGGTGGCCGCGGCGGGCGCGGCGCTGGTCACGACCGTGACCATCGGCGCGAGCACGTCCGACCTCGCGCCGCCCGCGGCTCCCGGCGCGGAAGGCTCGACGGTGCAACCGGTTCCGGGCCGGTCCGCGGCGGGCGTCCCGGCCGGCGGCGACTCGCGGTCCACGCCGGAAGCGCAGCTCACGTCCGCGCCGCCCACGCCGGCGACGTCCGGGGAAGCGGCCGCGGGCGAGGATCCGGTCGAGACCACCGGCACCGGCGGGACGGCCACGAACGACAAGCAAGCGGCGAAAGAGTCCAAGCAGGCCGAAAAAGAGGCGAAGCAGGAGTCGAAGCAGGCCGCCAAGGAATCGAAGCAGGCGGCGAAAGAGTCGAAGAAGGCGGAGAAGACGAAGGTGCCCGAGGGCTGA
- a CDS encoding DUF4394 domain-containing protein: MKARLKKGFAAAAAVLAAATGISVATAGSSAAQATGLRAYGISSDGTLMATFTTDRPQVLDWVRVVTGLVGDTALIGIDFRVQNGLLYGVGTKGGIYTITMPPVTADVVVTKVSQLTVPLYGTNFGVDFNPAADRLRVVSDNGQNLRHNLNDGTTIEDAILTTPPSTGPARGVTASAYTNNDLNPDSATTLFGINTTTDQVVIQSPANNGTLAPTGALTVEAGPNAGFDIFSDLVNGKAASVTAFATLLSPLGQAALYSVNLLNGEAANVGQLPLPIADLALALDTN; the protein is encoded by the coding sequence ATGAAGGCACGGCTCAAGAAGGGGTTCGCCGCCGCGGCCGCGGTACTGGCGGCCGCCACCGGGATCAGCGTCGCCACGGCGGGCAGCAGCGCGGCGCAGGCCACGGGCCTGCGGGCGTACGGCATCTCGAGCGACGGCACGCTGATGGCCACGTTCACCACCGACCGGCCCCAGGTGCTCGACTGGGTCCGGGTGGTCACCGGGCTCGTCGGCGACACGGCCCTGATCGGGATCGACTTCCGCGTCCAGAACGGCCTGCTGTACGGGGTCGGCACCAAGGGCGGCATCTACACCATCACCATGCCGCCGGTGACCGCCGACGTCGTGGTCACGAAGGTTTCCCAGCTCACCGTCCCGCTCTACGGCACCAACTTCGGCGTCGACTTCAACCCGGCCGCCGACCGGCTCCGGGTGGTCAGCGACAACGGCCAGAACCTGCGCCACAACCTCAACGACGGCACCACGATCGAGGACGCGATCCTCACCACCCCGCCGTCGACCGGGCCCGCCCGCGGCGTCACGGCCTCGGCGTACACGAACAACGACCTCAACCCCGACAGCGCCACGACGCTCTTCGGCATCAACACGACCACGGACCAGGTCGTCATCCAGTCGCCCGCCAACAACGGCACGCTGGCCCCGACCGGGGCGCTGACCGTCGAGGCCGGTCCCAACGCGGGCTTCGACATCTTCAGCGACCTCGTCAACGGCAAAGCGGCGTCGGTGACGGCGTTCGCGACGCTGCTTTCGCCGCTCGGCCAAGCCGCGTTGTACAGCGTGAACCTGCTGAACGGCGAGGCGGCGAACGTCGGTCAGCTCCCGCTGCCGATCGCCGACCTCGCGCTCGCGCTCGACACGAACTGA
- a CDS encoding AfsR/SARP family transcriptional regulator, whose product MATRSVRVQVLGSLRAWRDGVELDLGPPGRRAVLGLLALAGGDAVARRELVDTLWGDRPPPSAVNVVQTHVKHLRRLLEPGRAPRAGSGVLPHVGGGYAVRRDAVDVDLWRFRELLAEAAGAQRDADTARLVASLGEALRLWRGRPLADLPPLAAHPKVVSLVAERREAFSRYAGAMIDGGAAAEVLPGIAEAAAEQPLDEAAQALLIRAHHALGQRGEAFRHYRAVRGRLVEELGIDPGPELLAAHTALLRDDAVAVPAEPRTAQRIPKQLPAEPSGFAGRTAELSLLDDLPGPIAAVSGTAGVGKTALAVHWAHRVRDRFPDGQLYANLRGHAPVPPAPAIEILTQFLSALGIPSDRVPADVETAAALYRTLTTDRKILVLLDNAADPAQVRPLLPAGPGCLVVVTGRDRLTGLVAVHGARRLTLDVLSPDDAVELLAGVLGHDRVRAEPEAAVEFAKLCVHLPLALRIAAANLADRPGSGIEDYVAELREGNLLAALAVQGDEQTAVRTAFDLSHAALPAGAQRLFRLLSLVPGADIGAEAVAALAGLDPAEAAALLDRLAGAHLVEPHAPGRYRFHDLLRRYAAELAGRFEPAADRERALNGLYAWYLGAVDGAARVLYPHMLRLPGPGGRTFTELAEASNWLDTERGNLVAAVQSAARHGPRRVAWQLADALRGYFWMCMRRAEWLAAAEAGLSAADADGEPRARAAGRLSLADLHFRQGRYRQAVRLYTAALLLARQADWAEAQAAVLGNLGCVYWQSGRLTAAASRFGRGLALSRRIGQPAGEAVAFGNLGLVHWEMGRLAEAADHYGQALRRYRRIGSSYGEAINLANLGQVQRARGRPAEVVELLGRSLELQREAGNRGGEAETLSRLALAHADLGHREEALDDARAGLALAREAGDPRTEAEALAALAAVLARFGGRPEAVRRYGQALDLIRETGDRYPEVDALIGLASAAGDPGPAREALVLAERAGYRALQGQALTALAGVLLARGESGAAADCARRALAVHRETGHGLGETRTRELLSRLG is encoded by the coding sequence GTGGCGACGAGGTCGGTGCGCGTCCAGGTGCTGGGTTCGTTGCGGGCATGGCGCGACGGGGTCGAGCTCGACCTCGGGCCGCCCGGGCGGCGGGCGGTGCTCGGGTTGCTCGCCCTCGCCGGCGGGGACGCCGTGGCGCGGCGGGAACTCGTGGACACCCTGTGGGGCGACCGGCCGCCGCCGAGCGCGGTGAACGTCGTCCAGACGCACGTCAAGCACCTGCGGCGGCTGCTGGAACCCGGGCGCGCGCCGCGGGCGGGCAGCGGGGTGCTGCCGCACGTCGGCGGGGGCTACGCCGTGCGGCGGGACGCGGTCGACGTCGACCTGTGGCGGTTCCGCGAACTGCTGGCCGAGGCGGCCGGCGCGCAGCGTGACGCCGACACGGCCCGGCTCGTGGCCTCCCTCGGCGAGGCGCTGCGGTTGTGGCGCGGCCGTCCGCTGGCCGATCTGCCGCCGCTGGCCGCGCATCCGAAGGTCGTTTCCCTGGTCGCCGAGCGCCGGGAAGCGTTTTCCCGCTACGCCGGCGCGATGATCGACGGCGGTGCCGCGGCGGAAGTGCTGCCCGGCATCGCCGAAGCCGCCGCCGAACAGCCGCTCGACGAAGCCGCGCAGGCCCTGCTGATCCGCGCCCACCACGCGCTCGGCCAGCGGGGCGAGGCGTTCCGGCACTACCGCGCGGTGCGGGGCAGGCTCGTCGAGGAGCTCGGGATCGACCCGGGCCCGGAACTGCTGGCCGCGCACACCGCCCTGCTGCGCGACGACGCCGTCGCGGTGCCCGCCGAACCCCGGACGGCGCAGCGGATCCCGAAGCAGCTGCCCGCCGAACCCAGCGGGTTCGCCGGCCGGACCGCCGAACTGTCCCTTTTGGACGATCTGCCGGGCCCGATCGCGGCCGTCTCCGGCACCGCGGGCGTCGGCAAGACCGCACTGGCCGTGCACTGGGCGCACCGCGTCCGGGACCGGTTCCCGGACGGGCAGCTGTACGCGAACCTGCGCGGCCACGCCCCGGTCCCGCCGGCGCCGGCGATCGAAATCCTCACGCAGTTCCTGTCCGCGCTGGGGATTCCGTCGGACCGGGTGCCCGCCGACGTCGAGACCGCGGCGGCGCTGTACCGGACGTTGACGACCGACCGGAAGATCCTGGTCCTGCTGGACAACGCGGCCGACCCCGCGCAGGTCCGGCCGCTGCTGCCGGCCGGGCCCGGCTGCCTCGTCGTGGTGACCGGGCGCGATCGCCTGACCGGGCTGGTCGCCGTGCACGGCGCGCGCCGGCTCACCCTCGACGTGCTGAGTCCCGACGACGCCGTCGAGCTGCTGGCCGGGGTGCTGGGCCACGACCGCGTCCGCGCCGAACCGGAGGCGGCCGTCGAATTCGCCAAGCTGTGCGTGCACCTCCCGCTCGCCTTGCGGATCGCCGCGGCCAATCTCGCCGACCGGCCCGGCTCCGGCATCGAGGATTACGTCGCGGAACTGCGGGAGGGCAATCTCCTCGCGGCGTTGGCGGTGCAGGGCGACGAGCAGACGGCGGTGCGGACCGCGTTCGACCTGTCCCACGCCGCGCTGCCCGCCGGTGCGCAGCGGCTGTTCCGATTGCTGAGCCTGGTGCCCGGCGCGGACATCGGCGCCGAGGCCGTCGCCGCGCTGGCCGGCCTCGACCCGGCGGAGGCGGCCGCGCTGCTGGACCGGCTGGCGGGCGCGCACCTGGTCGAACCGCACGCGCCGGGCCGGTACCGCTTCCACGACCTGCTGCGCCGGTACGCCGCCGAGCTGGCCGGGCGGTTCGAGCCCGCGGCGGACCGCGAACGCGCGCTGAACGGGTTGTACGCCTGGTACCTCGGCGCGGTGGACGGCGCGGCGCGGGTGCTCTACCCGCACATGCTGCGGCTGCCCGGGCCCGGCGGCCGGACGTTCACCGAGCTGGCCGAGGCGTCGAACTGGCTGGACACCGAACGCGGCAACCTCGTCGCGGCCGTCCAGTCCGCCGCGCGCCACGGCCCCCGGCGGGTGGCGTGGCAGCTCGCCGACGCGCTGCGCGGCTACTTCTGGATGTGCATGCGCCGCGCCGAGTGGCTCGCGGCGGCTGAAGCGGGCCTGAGCGCCGCCGACGCCGACGGCGAACCCCGCGCGCGGGCGGCGGGCCGGCTCAGCCTGGCCGACCTGCACTTCCGCCAGGGCCGCTACCGCCAGGCGGTCCGGCTGTACACGGCCGCGCTGCTGCTCGCGCGGCAGGCGGACTGGGCGGAGGCGCAGGCGGCCGTGCTCGGGAACCTGGGGTGCGTCTACTGGCAGTCCGGCCGGCTGACGGCCGCCGCGTCCCGGTTCGGCCGCGGCCTCGCGCTGAGCAGGCGGATCGGCCAGCCGGCGGGGGAGGCCGTCGCGTTCGGCAACCTCGGGCTCGTCCACTGGGAGATGGGCAGGCTCGCGGAAGCCGCCGACCACTACGGGCAGGCGCTACGCCGGTACCGCCGGATCGGGTCGAGCTACGGCGAAGCGATCAACCTGGCCAACCTCGGGCAGGTCCAGCGCGCCCGCGGCCGTCCGGCGGAGGTGGTCGAGCTGCTCGGCCGGTCGCTGGAACTGCAGCGCGAGGCGGGAAACCGGGGCGGCGAAGCGGAAACGCTCAGCAGGCTGGCCCTGGCTCACGCCGATCTCGGCCACCGCGAGGAAGCCCTCGACGACGCTCGTGCCGGACTGGCACTGGCCCGCGAGGCGGGGGATCCGCGGACGGAAGCGGAGGCGCTGGCCGCGTTGGCGGCCGTGCTGGCCCGGTTCGGCGGCCGGCCGGAAGCCGTCCGCCGGTACGGCCAGGCGCTGGACCTGATCCGGGAGACGGGCGACCGTTATCCGGAAGTGGACGCCTTGATCGGCCTCGCGTCCGCGGCTGGGGATCCGGGACCGGCGCGAGAGGCGTTGGTGCTGGCGGAGCGCGCGGGTTACCGGGCGTTGCAGGGACAGGCGCTGACCGCGTTGGCCGGGGTCCTGCTGGCACGCGGGGAAAGCGGCGCCGCCGCGGATTGCGCGCGACGGGCGCTGGCGGTGCACCGGGAGACCGGGCACGGGCTGGGGGAGACCCGCACCCGCGAGCTCCTGTCCCGCCTCGGCTGA